TCATCAATTGCTCTTTGGTACAAAGCCTCATATTTAGGCAGGATATTTTTGATATCAAACTTCTTTGCAACTTCTAAAGCATTTGCCTTAAACTGATTTAAAACTTCGTCGTCTTTCAGTATTTTAATTGCATTTGCGGCCATTTCTTCAACATCTCCAACATTGCTCAAATATCCGGAGAATCCATCAAAATTAACTTCAGGCAAACCTCCCGAATTACTCGAAATTACCGGAACTCCGCATGCCATTGCTTCTAATGCTGCCAAACCAAAACTTTCTGTTTCTGACGGAAGCAAAAACAAATCTGTAAGACATAAAATTTTATCAATTTCATTACTGTTTCCAAAGAAAATTACCTTGTCGTAAATTCCCAATTCCATGCATAAAATCTCAGCTTTTTCCTTTTCAGGACCATCACCAACCATCATTAGTTTGGCTGGCATTACTTTCTGAATATTATAGAAAATCTTAATAATATCCGGAATACGTTTTACTTTTCTAAAGTTACTGATATGTGTAATAATACGCTCATTTTCCTTTGCCATTACATAACGATGACAAGGCTGCTGCGGATCTTTTCTGACTTTATCCAATTCAATAAAATTCGGAATTACTCTAATTTTATTTTTGATGTTAAACAACTTCAAAGTATCATCTTTCAAACTCTGAGAAACCGAAGTCACATAATCTGATTTATTGATACTAAACGTCACCGCAGGTTTATAAAACGGGTGATTCCCAACCAGCGTAATATCAGTTCCGTGAAGCGTTGTAATCATCGGAAGATTAATTCCTTCATTCTTCAGCATTTGCTTTGCCATATAACCCGCATACGCATGAGGAATGGCATAATGCACATGAAGCACTTCAATTTTATACAATTTCACCATATCAACCAATTTACTTGACAAAGCCAACTCATACGGCTGATAATGGAAAAGAGGATATTCAGGAACGTTTACTTCGTGATAATGAACATTAGGATTTAAAAGTGCCAACCTAACTGGCTGACTATAAGTAATAAAATGGATTTCGTGTCCGCGTCTGGCTAATTCAAGGCCTAATTCCGTAGCAACTACACCACTACCACCAAATGTCGGATAACAAACTATTGCTATTTTCATGTATTAAATTTAGTCTTACGAAAGTACTCAAAAATCACGTTTAATTAAACTTTTAGATTGTTAGATTTTTGTGAATATTATTTTAAAGATTATTAGTTTGTTAGACTAACCTAGAATTTTAGATTAACTTAGACATCAGGATTACTGAATTTTTGATTTATGGTAAATCAAATAGAAATCTCAAGATTTCCAAATAAACTCATAATTTATAACTTATAATTCATCATTATTTTTAGGAGCAGAAAATTCATTTTCAAAAGAACCACCAGTCCCGCTGTCCGTTATATCTTTTATGGTGAACCCCACCATAAAAGGATATCACTCCCATCGGGGCTAGATTAGAGATTTTTGTTTTTATAAGATTTTTTTTTACTTGTTTGTAATAAAACCTAACAACCTTTTAAAACCTGTTAAATTAACAGGTACAACCTCTTCAATCATAAGATTATTGAAATCTGGAACTTTTTCAGCATTATCTCCTTCCCAACTACGAAATACATAGGCTTCTAATTGCTGTAAAATCTCTTCATCAATTGGTGTATTTGTCATCTCTACAAAAGCTAAAATTCCAGTATATCCAACAATAGTTGGATTAGTATCCATAAATGGTTTTCCCGATAACCCGTTTATTGTAATTGTCCAAAAATCAGAACTGTTCGAAAGTGCAAATTCCAAACCTTTTCTTAATCCCTTTTTCCAATCTTCCCATCCGTTTTCTCCAACCTCAATTGAATTATCACAAAATTCCTCTTTAGGATAATTTTCTATAATCAGGTTTTCAATTTCATTCTTTACAATATTTAAATTAACAACTGCAAGATGCAATCTTCCATTTTTAACTTTCATCCAACGATAATCTAAATCAGTACTTTTCATTATTAGTAGATACTTTATTGCTTTTCGACACTAAATTAAAATTTTATCTCATTTTACAATTTAAAAAAAAACAATATGCTTGTCACCTTTGTCAAAGTTTAAAACTTTGACAAAGGTTTTACACACAAGTTTTCGACAAAGTTCGTCATTGCGAGGAACGAAGCAACCACACTAAAAAGAAACGCAAAGTGATTCAGCAAGTGAGATTGCTTCGTTCCTCGCAACGACAATACGTCGTAAAACTAAACGCAACTTTTACTACCATCCAAAAAACAAAAAAGGCACAAAATCTAAATTTCATGCCTTTTAAATATATTTATAAATTTCTCTTAGAAAAATCTGCTATGCCAGCTATCGGCAGCAGGAACTTCCCAAGATTCATTAAACTCTTCGATATTGTTTACAAGGTTATTAAAAACAATCGTATTCTCAGATACAGATTTATCCTTAACCATTTTCTTGAAATCAATTAGAGGTTTGTGTGCGATATGTTCACCAAGTTTAAAAGTCACGTTCATTTTATCTAATAAATCAACGTTATACTTTTTCTCTAAACTCTGAATAAATTCTACTGAACTATCTATAGAACAACCTGTAGCTGCTTGCACATCCTGATTTACAGCCAAAATAATAAATCGGTTATATTTTAGCAGATATGACGCTTCTAAACTTGTTCCGTGTGCTGCCCAACCTTCAACAAAAGCTTTCAGGTCAGTTTCTATTTCAGAAAATTCTTCCTCAGAAAATTTTCTGTTCGATTGATAAATCCAGATTCTGGATTCACCAGGCAAATCTTCAAAAGGTATATACATTTTAATTTTTTCTTTAAGTTTATTTTGTTTCAGGTTTCAAGTTAAAAAAACTTAGAACCTAAGAATCTTAGTAGCTCAGAACTTTAAAACTACTGTTTCTCTATTTTGGTAAGAATTTTATAATATCTAAATTCTTTTGCTTTTGCATCAAATAATTCAACTTCAGTATAACTTACTTTAAGTTTGTCTTTTTTCTTAATTTCATTATTAGTCAACAAAGAAGCTGTATCAAAAGAATCCAATAAAACAAAATTATAATTTCGACCTGTTTGATCTTTTAATTGTAAAGTAACAAACTGCTCCCATTTAATATCAACTACTTCTCCGGAAAGAGATGGATCTTCCTTTTTCACTTCTTGACCTTCGTCTTTAGTTGCATCTCTCCCTAATTGAATAATTAAATCCGGACAAAATCGCAACATTTTTAAAGCTACATTTTCTCCCAACTTACCCATATCTTCTTCATTTGAAAAATCTGCTTTCTCAGAATCCTTAAATTCCGATAAATGATCAGAATAACTCTTAAGCATACAAACACCTAATTCAGATTTAAAATCTGCGGCAGATAAATTAGGGTTTTTAGCTTTTTTCGCTTCTAAACAACTACAGGTTTCTTTTCCAATTACCTCTAAAACATCCTGAGAATAAGATGCTGCACTACAAAACAGAATAACAATTAATAAAATTATTCTCTTCATATTACAAATCCTGAGCATTAGCAATTAACTCAGCAATGTCCATTACTTTAACTTCTCCTTCTTTTTCCTGATGCTTGATACCGTCGGTTAACATTGTGTTACAGAACGGACAACCAGCTGCAATAATATCCGGTTTAGTTTCAAGAGCATCTTCTGTTCTTTCGACATTTATTTCTTTGTTTCCTGGTTCAGCATCTTTAAACATTTGTGCTCCACCAGCTCCACAACATAAACCATTTGCTTTAGAACGCTTCATTTCGACTAATTCAACGTCTAATTTCTGAATCAAATCTCTTGGAGCTTCATATACTTTATTTGCTCTTCCTAAATAACATGGATCGTGAAAAGTAATACGTTTTCCTTTAAATTGTCCACCTTCAACAGTCAATCTTCCTTCATCAATTAATGACTTTAAAAACTCTGTATGATGAATTACTTCATATTGACCTCCTAATTCAGGATACTCGTTTTTTAAAGTATTAAAACAATGCGGACAAGCTGTTACGATTTTTTTAGCTTCATACGCATTCAAAACCTCGATATTCATCATGGCCTGCATTTGAAATAAAAACTCATTTCCGGCACGTTTTGCAGGATCTCCGGTACAACTCTCTTCTGTACCTAATACTGCAAATGAAACATTGGTACGGTTTAAGATTCGTACAAATGCTTTTGTAATTTTCTTTGCTCTATCATCAAAACTCCCTGCGCAACCAACCCAAAATAAAACTTCCGGCTGTATTCCCTGGGCTAGCATTTCAGCCATTGTTGGCACTACTAAATTTTCTGACATCTTCTTATTTTGTTAATTCGGTTAATTGTTAATTTGGTTAATCGCTCTCTTGAAATAACCCTTTTGCTAACATTAACACAGAAATTTATTTTATTAATCCATTAAACGGTTAAACAAATAACCAATTAAACGTTTTTAGTTTTCGTTTTTCCAGTTCAATCTATCTTGTTGATTGTATTGCCAAGGCGCTCCATTATTCTCAATGTTTGTCATCATTGCATTCAATGACATTGGCGCAGCACTTTGCTCCATAACTAAATAACGACGCATATCCATAATAATAGACAACGGACTGATATTTACGGGACATTCTTCAACACAAGCATTACATGATGTACATGCCCATAATTCTTCTGGCGTGATATAATCGTTTAATAATGTTTTATTATCCGGAACAAAAACACCCTTGTTGGCATCAATATTTTTCCCTACTTCTTCTAAACGATCTCTTGTATCCATCATAATTTTACGAGGAGACAATTTTTTACCGGTTTGATTTGCCGGACATGACGATGTACAACGACCACACTCTGTACAAGTATAAGCGTTTAATAATTGTACCCAATTTAGATCCTGAACATCACTTGCTCCAAATTTACTTGGAACAGCATTTTCATCGACCGGAGCAGCTGCAAACGGATCAGCATTTGGATCCATCATTAACTTAACCTCTTTTGTTACAGATTCTAAATTATCAAATTGTCCTTCCGGATTCAAATTAGCAAAATAAGTATTTGGGAAAGCTAAAATAATATGTAAGTGTTTTGAGAAGTACAAATAGTTCATAAAAACCAAAATCCCTGCAATATGCAACCACCAAAAAACTTCAAACAACAACCCAACCAATTCGTTTGACGTTCCGTTAAACATTGGCGCAATAAACTGGCTTATTGGAAAACTTCCAGCTTTATAAAAATGAGAAAATCCTCCTGAAACGTTTTGCAAATGCAAGTCAGATGCGTTCATTAACAAAAACAAAATCATCAAAACTGTTTCAAAATACAAGATGTAATTAGCGTCGTTTTTAGGAAATCCTTTTAAATCCGGATTAGCGAAACGTTTTAATCTTACAATATTTCTTCTAATCCAAAAAACTGTGACAGCAAAAATTACAAGTATTGCTAATATTTCAAATGAAGCTATTAAAACATCATAAACTACACCCAAAAAAGGTGCAAAAACTCTATGAGTTCCTAATAATCCATCAATAATAATCTCAAGTAATTCGATATTAATAATTACAAAACCTACATATACAAAAATATGAAGTATTCCAGCTACAGGGCGTCTCACCATTTTTGATTGCCCAAGAGCAATCAATGCCATGTTTTTCCAACGTGCTTTAGAATTATCTTTTCGATTTACATCAACTCCTAAGTTTATGTTGCGGATGATTTTTTTTACGCTCGTTGCAAAAAAACCGAAACCTACTATTAGAAGTATAGCGAACAAAATATTATCTAAATAACTCATTCTAATTAATTTTTAGTAGTTGTGTTAGCCTTATCTGTTGGTGCTACGTATGGTTTGTTTTTCTTTCCAAAAAGAGAAACATTTACATAACGGGTTGGGTAAAGACGAACATCTTGCAATAACAACTCTAACTCTTTTGAAGTTTTAGACAAGTTATTATATAAAGCATCATCATTTAATAATTTACCAGCAGTACCTTTTCCTGAGTTTAAGTTACTCATAATATTATCAACTTTAGCCAAAGTCTTGTTTAGGTTTCTAACTGTTTTTCCTAAATCGGCTTTATTTAAAGAATCTGATATTTTATTAAAGTTACTTGACATTTTATTAAAGTTACTTACAACTCCATTAATTTGTCCTTTATTAGTATCTAAAATAGAATTAAGACTTCCGGAAGCTTTATGAAATTGTTCCATTGTCTGGCTCAATTCTGCCAGTGATTTCTTTAAATTGTCCTGACCTTGTTTGTCTAAAACATTGTTTAATCCAGAAACCAATGTATTAATATTGGCAAGCATTAAATCTAATTTTTGTTGAATTGGCTCAATCTTACCTCCTAAAGACTCTGTTAATCCCAACTCAACAGCAGGTATTAAATTTTGCCCATCAGCAGCTGGTTCTTTATCAGCAAGATTAGGAATAATCTTGATCTGTTTTCCTCCAATCAAACTTGGAGAATACAAAGACGCATGACTTGTTTTTGAAATTGGAAAATCTGTTTTTATCTGAAGTTCAACTAATAATTTACCAGTTACTTCACTAATTGTGATTTTATTTACTTTACCAATAACAAGTCCGTTTATGGTAACAGGTGCTGATCCTGACAAATCCTCAACATTATCATACTCTACATATAATGTTTTGTAGTTTGTAAAAAGGTCTCTGCCTTTTAAAAAACTATAGCCCCAAATAAATAATAAAATTGATGCGATGACTAAGATCGCCGTTTTAATTTCTCTTGTTAGTTTCAAAATTCTAAGTGTTTGTACAAAAATAATATAAATATTCGAACTAAATAATATTATTTAATTGCGTCCTGGATACTGATTTTCTCTCCATCTTTATTTGCAATTAAAAAAGCTGCGCCATATCCTTTATCCTTAGCTTCTTCCAAATATTTTTTGGCAGTTTCATAATTTGAAGTTTCCTGATAGAAATATTTGTAAATATTATTTTCATACAGCATCGTTACATTTTTCAGCCCTTTAAAGTTTTTAGGCTCTAATGGTGTTTTCTTGATACTAGCTATAAGCTGTACTTTAAAGAAAATTCCTTTTGGGGCATTTTTGTTTACTGCAACCGTATCAACTTTAGTTTTTGTAGGAGTCGAAGTGTCTCTTGCCGGTCTTGCTTCAACAAGTTCAGGAACACCTGAACCAAAATACTCTCTCTTATAACTCAAAATAGCTTCGGCAATAGCTTTTGCAATATCGTTCTGACCTTCTTCTGAATTTAAAACATTTCCTTCGTCCGGATTCGAAACAAATCCCGTTTCTACTAATACTCTAGGCATATAAGCTTTATGCAACACCATAAATGGCGCCTGTTTAACTCCGCCTTGTCTTATTTTTTTTCCTAGTTTTTCGAAATTATCTTCAATTTTACTTGCCAGCGAAATACTGTTTTCTAAATATTCTTCCTGCATTAGAGTCATACTTATCATAGATTCTGGCGAATTTGGATCAAAACCTTCGTATTTACGTTTATAATCTTTTTCTAAAGTAATTACCGAGTTCTCTTTTTTCGCTGCCTCAAGATTCGAGGCTGTTTTACTCAAACCCATTACATAAGTTTCGGTTCCGTCTGCAGCAGTATTTTTGTTTGCATTACAGTGTATAGAAACAAAAATATTAGAATTTGCACGGTTTGCAATGTTGGCTCTTTCTACCAAATCAATAAAAACATCCGTTTTACGAGTATAAATAACATCAACATTTGGATTAAGTTCTAATATTTTTCCAACTTTTAGAACAATAGCCAAAGCAATATTTTTTTCAATTCGTCCGCTATAAACAGCTCCAAAGTCATGATCTCCATGTCCGGCATCAAGAGTTACCTTAAAAACATTTGACTGACTATAAGCACAAAATGATATTATCGTTAGAAAAAAAGTAAATATTACTTTAATTTTGTTAAATCTATTCATAAATCTAAAAGTTAATTTTAATAAAACGCAACTGCTATAATTTTTGCAATTGATTATTTTTGCCAAAAAATTATATGTAAGTTTGACATGTCAAAAAACAAGCCATAATTTTACAAAAATAGCATTTAAACCTTTGCATACAAACTTATTTAATATCGTTTTATTATCATTTTTCCTAACATTAGGAACTGGTAAATTATATTCGCAAGAGATAAAAAACAAAAAAAAACCGTTAGCAACTGTAAAACAAACAGATAAATCAACAACTACTGTTACAGATACAATAAAACTTGATACTGTTAGACCCAAAAAGACTTTTCTAGACGGAAAAGTTAAGTACAGAGCTAAAGATTACGCCAAAATCGATCAGAAGAAAAAACTCATTACCTTATATAATGAAGCTGAATTATATTATAAGGATGTTGAATTAAAATCTGGTATAATTGTTTTGGATTATGAAAAAGATGAAGTTTATGCCGGAAGAATAAAAGATTCTGCCGGGGTTTTGACGCAATTTCCAAATTTTAAACAAGGTCCAAGCGAAGTTCAGCCA
The sequence above is drawn from the uncultured Flavobacterium sp. genome and encodes:
- a CDS encoding (Fe-S)-binding protein — its product is MSYLDNILFAILLIVGFGFFATSVKKIIRNINLGVDVNRKDNSKARWKNMALIALGQSKMVRRPVAGILHIFVYVGFVIINIELLEIIIDGLLGTHRVFAPFLGVVYDVLIASFEILAILVIFAVTVFWIRRNIVRLKRFANPDLKGFPKNDANYILYFETVLMILFLLMNASDLHLQNVSGGFSHFYKAGSFPISQFIAPMFNGTSNELVGLLFEVFWWLHIAGILVFMNYLYFSKHLHIILAFPNTYFANLNPEGQFDNLESVTKEVKLMMDPNADPFAAAPVDENAVPSKFGASDVQDLNWVQLLNAYTCTECGRCTSSCPANQTGKKLSPRKIMMDTRDRLEEVGKNIDANKGVFVPDNKTLLNDYITPEELWACTSCNACVEECPVNISPLSIIMDMRRYLVMEQSAAPMSLNAMMTNIENNGAPWQYNQQDRLNWKNEN
- a CDS encoding N-acetylmuramoyl-L-alanine amidase; the protein is MNRFNKIKVIFTFFLTIISFCAYSQSNVFKVTLDAGHGDHDFGAVYSGRIEKNIALAIVLKVGKILELNPNVDVIYTRKTDVFIDLVERANIANRANSNIFVSIHCNANKNTAADGTETYVMGLSKTASNLEAAKKENSVITLEKDYKRKYEGFDPNSPESMISMTLMQEEYLENSISLASKIEDNFEKLGKKIRQGGVKQAPFMVLHKAYMPRVLVETGFVSNPDEGNVLNSEEGQNDIAKAIAEAILSYKREYFGSGVPELVEARPARDTSTPTKTKVDTVAVNKNAPKGIFFKVQLIASIKKTPLEPKNFKGLKNVTMLYENNIYKYFYQETSNYETAKKYLEEAKDKGYGAAFLIANKDGEKISIQDAIK
- the bshA gene encoding N-acetyl-alpha-D-glucosaminyl L-malate synthase BshA; amino-acid sequence: MKIAIVCYPTFGGSGVVATELGLELARRGHEIHFITYSQPVRLALLNPNVHYHEVNVPEYPLFHYQPYELALSSKLVDMVKLYKIEVLHVHYAIPHAYAGYMAKQMLKNEGINLPMITTLHGTDITLVGNHPFYKPAVTFSINKSDYVTSVSQSLKDDTLKLFNIKNKIRVIPNFIELDKVRKDPQQPCHRYVMAKENERIITHISNFRKVKRIPDIIKIFYNIQKVMPAKLMMVGDGPEKEKAEILCMELGIYDKVIFFGNSNEIDKILCLTDLFLLPSETESFGLAALEAMACGVPVISSNSGGLPEVNFDGFSGYLSNVGDVEEMAANAIKILKDDEVLNQFKANALEVAKKFDIKNILPKYEALYQRAIDDYKSEKQQS
- a CDS encoding ABC transporter ATPase → MYIPFEDLPGESRIWIYQSNRKFSEEEFSEIETDLKAFVEGWAAHGTSLEASYLLKYNRFIILAVNQDVQAATGCSIDSSVEFIQSLEKKYNVDLLDKMNVTFKLGEHIAHKPLIDFKKMVKDKSVSENTIVFNNLVNNIEEFNESWEVPAADSWHSRFF
- a CDS encoding MlaD family protein, translating into MKLTREIKTAILVIASILLFIWGYSFLKGRDLFTNYKTLYVEYDNVEDLSGSAPVTINGLVIGKVNKITISEVTGKLLVELQIKTDFPISKTSHASLYSPSLIGGKQIKIIPNLADKEPAADGQNLIPAVELGLTESLGGKIEPIQQKLDLMLANINTLVSGLNNVLDKQGQDNLKKSLAELSQTMEQFHKASGSLNSILDTNKGQINGVVSNFNKMSSNFNKISDSLNKADLGKTVRNLNKTLAKVDNIMSNLNSGKGTAGKLLNDDALYNNLSKTSKELELLLQDVRLYPTRYVNVSLFGKKNKPYVAPTDKANTTTKN
- a CDS encoding (Fe-S)-binding protein, whose product is MSENLVVPTMAEMLAQGIQPEVLFWVGCAGSFDDRAKKITKAFVRILNRTNVSFAVLGTEESCTGDPAKRAGNEFLFQMQAMMNIEVLNAYEAKKIVTACPHCFNTLKNEYPELGGQYEVIHHTEFLKSLIDEGRLTVEGGQFKGKRITFHDPCYLGRANKVYEAPRDLIQKLDVELVEMKRSKANGLCCGAGGAQMFKDAEPGNKEINVERTEDALETKPDIIAAGCPFCNTMLTDGIKHQEKEGEVKVMDIAELIANAQDL